A stretch of DNA from Pseudoalteromonas ruthenica:
AAAAATGGTTATGGTTAGGGGTTAATACCCTCGTGCTTTTAGCGATTGGCTACTTGGCTGGGTCGAAATCTGGCTTCTTTAGTTAACAATTAACCACTAAAAACCGCCGAAATTGGTATATCTTCACGATCCTAGGTAAACTAGCGCTCAGTTTTTTTAGCTCGTGAGATGTACCCTATTCTATGTCTGATGTGTGGTTAGATGACCAATTCGATCTAGAGCACAGCTACAGTGTCAGTGCCATCACTCAGTGTATTCAAGCTGAAGCTCGGTGGCATGCACAAGCTAATGTTGATGATGCCTTTGCTCAACTCAAACAGTTACAACAAGCCGCCAGCGAGGTGTATGCGCGTTACAGCGATAAACACCAAGCGCTTGATGCTATCGTTGATTGTTTTTACAGTGACTGGAGCTTCAGTGGCACGCAACAAGAGATGCCAGAGTATCGCCTAAACAGTGTTTATTTTACCTTGCTATACCGCACAGGTAACAGCCTATCATTGGCGATTGTACTGCAAGCCATTTTAGAACATTGTCGCTTTAACGCCGATATTGCACTGATTGATCAAAGTGTTATGGTGCAGGTATCGTTTAGTGCGCAGGAATACTACCTCATAGAACCCGCCTCTGGGCAACAGATATGGCATTTACAGCCTGAAAACGCGGAAACTGATAATGAGACATTACCTGAGATGGTGTTTGATGAAGAGGCATATAAGCTGTATCTGGCGCATCAAAAATGGGCTTTTATCGGTGCTGAACGTTTTGGCGACGCGCTTGCCTGTGTGGAATTACTGATTGAACTACTCGGTGATGATCCCTATGAGCGGCGCGACAGAGGGTACTTGCTCAACCAAATTGACCGACCAGAACTGGCCAAGGCTGATTTACGTTTTTTTGTCGATGAATGTCCCGACGACCCGGCCATTGAGCTAGTCCGTCATCAAATTGACGAGCTGGATAACAATAACAACACACTCCATTAGGGTAAGGATTTTTTATGGCTCAACCTCATGAGGCACTGATCACCAACGATGCGGTGGTGATGGGTATGCTCGCCGTGATCCTCGGCGTTATATTTAAAACGGCACATAGCCAGCATCGTTTCTGGCAAAAGTTTTATAAGTATGTTCCCGCGCTTTTACTGTGCTACTTTTTACCGTCGTTGCTTAATACTTTTGGCATCGTTGACGGCCACAGTTCCAATGTTTACTACGTTGCTTCGCGGTTTTTGCTACCTGCATGTTTGATATTATTAACCATTAGCATAGATTTAAGAGCGATTATTAATCTCGGCCCTAAGGCGCTGATTATGTTTTTAACCGGCACCGTGGGCATTGTGATTGGCGGGCCTTTAGCTATTTTAGTGATGAGTGCCATCTATCCTGAAGCGGTTGGCGGTCATGGCCCTGATGCCGTATGGCGGGGAATGACGACAATTGCCGGAAGCTGGATTGGTGGCGGAGCTAACCAAGCATCAATGAAAGAGATGTTCGAGGTTGGCGGCGATATTTTCTCGGCAATGGTGACTGTGGATGTGATTGTTGCCAATCTATGGATGGCGGTACTGTTGCTAATGGCCGGTAATCACAAAGCCATAGATGCGAAAACGGGTGCCGACACCACTGCCATTGAGGATTTGAAAAAGCGGGTCGAAGCCTACCATGCTGAGCATGCGCGTATGCCCACACTGAATGACTACATGACCATTATCGCCATCGCGTTTGGTATTACCGGTTTTGCTCATTTTTGCGGTGATCTGTTAGCCCCGTACTTTAACCAATTTGCATGGGCTCAGGAATACAGCCTAAATAGTAAGTTTTTCTGGCTCATCGTTATTTCGACTACCATAGGCATTAGCTTGTCTTTTACTCGGGTACGCCATATTGAGGCTTTTGGAGCGTCAAAGGTGGCCTCAAGCTTCCTCTATATTTTGGTTGCATCCATCGGTTTACACATGAATATTACCGCCATTTTAGACAGCCCGTTGTATTTC
This window harbors:
- a CDS encoding tetratricopeptide repeat protein, which gives rise to MSDVWLDDQFDLEHSYSVSAITQCIQAEARWHAQANVDDAFAQLKQLQQAASEVYARYSDKHQALDAIVDCFYSDWSFSGTQQEMPEYRLNSVYFTLLYRTGNSLSLAIVLQAILEHCRFNADIALIDQSVMVQVSFSAQEYYLIEPASGQQIWHLQPENAETDNETLPEMVFDEEAYKLYLAHQKWAFIGAERFGDALACVELLIELLGDDPYERRDRGYLLNQIDRPELAKADLRFFVDECPDDPAIELVRHQIDELDNNNNTLH
- a CDS encoding DUF819 family protein; this encodes MAQPHEALITNDAVVMGMLAVILGVIFKTAHSQHRFWQKFYKYVPALLLCYFLPSLLNTFGIVDGHSSNVYYVASRFLLPACLILLTISIDLRAIINLGPKALIMFLTGTVGIVIGGPLAILVMSAIYPEAVGGHGPDAVWRGMTTIAGSWIGGGANQASMKEMFEVGGDIFSAMVTVDVIVANLWMAVLLLMAGNHKAIDAKTGADTTAIEDLKKRVEAYHAEHARMPTLNDYMTIIAIAFGITGFAHFCGDLLAPYFNQFAWAQEYSLNSKFFWLIVISTTIGISLSFTRVRHIEAFGASKVASSFLYILVASIGLHMNITAILDSPLYFVVGAIWMLTHASLMLIVAKLIKAPLFYMAVGSQANVGGAASAPVVASAFHPSLAPVGVLLAVLGYGVGTYMAYICGLIMQSVAP